CGGATCTTCTGTTCCAGAGAATTATTGTACACAAACCGGCAAGCATGGATGTGCTTCATGAGGAGCGTAACCTGCTCCAGAGAAGGATACATTCGATACTTGTAGCCTTGAAGCATACAATTGCGATCGTATATTACAGTACCATATACTTATTAAAAAGAAGTTTAGATTTTCAGGGCCTGTGATACCCTGCAACACTCTCTTACCGCTTAGTTTCGTCTCTTATTCTTTTTGTTAGCAGCGATCTTTTCTTTTGACGTCATGGGAGCGTTCTTGATCACAGGCGCTGTCTCTTCGGCTCCTGCCGGCGATTTCACATCAGCACTTTCCGCCTTAGGGCTCTTACCCTTTGGACTGCCCTGACCTTTCATAATGTGTCCTATGGTGTTGAAGTGTATATATTTTCTTGTTGAATACATAATCGGGTGCCAAAAAAGGATCGATTCTAAAAAATACGTAACCGGATCTGGATCTGAACCTGCCCGGAAACCTTCTCCAGTCCGGCATTTGTCCTGCTCGGGACAGCGTATGCGCAGTACCGTCTCCGGGAGCAGGGGGAGGCTTATGCCAGAACCAGCCTCATTTTCTGATACGGTTCAGATAAATGTCAGTGCTTTTTCCCTTTCTTCATTTTTGCGGCGTATTTGTCCTTGAGCGAGTCAATCTTCTCCTTTGAGAGGGTCTCTTCGGCCTTTGACTTTGCCGGTGATGGGGCGCCCTGACCTTCCGTTGCCTTGTGCCCTTTTGTCTTCTGTTCGCCCTGTTTTGTCATAATGGTAGACTGTGACCTCCGGGCGTATATATTTGCCCGATATTTCGCTGCTTTTTTCATTGGACAGGGTATCGGGTACATCGAGCGCACACCCGGGTCTTCTTTCTGAGTTCGTCCTGACGTTCCCGGCCACCGTCCCGCGGCACGTATCCGCCACTTCTATTCGGAGAGCAGATGTACTGTACCTTTCCCGGATGACGCCATCCGCCACAGAACCCAACAGGGGAATTGTTTTGTGTGGTCACACACCCCACCCCTCCCGGGTTTATCCTGACGCCGTCCCCATCGGGAGTGCGGGCACCCTTCCCCTCAACGGCATCATCAGGGCCGCAGGGGCCGCGGCGGAGTACCTTTTGTGCGCATTCGGCACTCCCCCGGCCCCATGCCGCGTCTCCCCGCGTCACTCTTCGCAGACCCCACAATCCCCCGTCGGCCAGAAAAATCCCAATTTATCCGGGGATTCTGGAGAATTCCCCCGCGGTTCATTCCGAAATTCTCAAAACACCTGAGGAAAACCTATGATAGTTACCAGATGACCATAGAAGTCCTGATTATTCTGCTGTACCTCGCCGCAATGCTGGCCATCGGCTTTATTGTCCAGCGCCG
The genomic region above belongs to Methanofollis sp. and contains:
- a CDS encoding helix-turn-helix domain-containing protein, encoding MLQGYKYRMYPSLEQVTLLMKHIHACRFVYNNSLEQKIR